In one Lolium rigidum isolate FL_2022 chromosome 3, APGP_CSIRO_Lrig_0.1, whole genome shotgun sequence genomic region, the following are encoded:
- the LOC124699645 gene encoding GDSL esterase/lipase At1g28600-like: protein MAPFSRLLVLAALLLVAVTGEAGAGGGKASYDRVLCFGDSLTDTGNSAILPATAGGPFTNAPYGQTHFKRPGRASDGRLVIDFIVESLGLPQPTPYLAGKTANDFQKGVNFAVGGATALDMAFLKTKGIKSFVPISLSNQTTWFNGVLKLLASKPNEQRKLMASSLFYIGEIGFNDYSFALMNNVNDTVGLAESLVPDIIAVIRSALINVINAGAKKMVVTGMIPMGCEPELLALLPSGASGYYDPASGCIAPFNRLAQLHNRALNRMLSKLRRAYPRTSIYYGDLYTPITAIVASPATYGFGSKPLAACCGGGGGPYNFNFTFFCGTPLSSTCDDPSKSVSWDGIHYTEATHSFVAGTMLRVGL from the exons ATGGCGCCATTTTCTCGTCTCCTAGTCCTAGCGGCCCTTCTTCTCGTCGCTGTCACTGGAGAggccggtgctggcggcggcaaGGCGAGCTACGACCGGGTCTTATGCTTCGGCGACTCGCTCACCGACACCGGGAACTCGGCCATCCTCCCGGCCACCGCCGGAGGGCCCTTCACCAACGCGCCTTACGGGCAAACCCACTTTAAACGCCCCGGT CGAGCCTCCGACGGCCGCCTCGTCATCGACTTCATCG TGGAGTCCTTGGGGTTGCCGCAGCCAACGCCGTACCTCGCCGGCAAGACTGCAAACGACTTTCAGAAAGGCGTGAATTTCGCAGTTGGCGGCGCCACCGCGCTTGACATGGCGTTCCTGAAGACCAAAGGGATAAAATCGTTCGTGCCGATTTCTCTCAGCAACCAGACCACCTGGTTCAACGGTGTTTTGAAGCTTCTTGCCTCCAAACCTAACG AGCAGCGGAAGCTCATGGCGAGCTCCCTCTTCTACATCGGAGAGATCGGATTCAACGACTACTCCTTCGCCCTCATGAACAACGTCAACGACACGGTGGGCCTAGCGGAGAGTTTGGTGCCGGACATCATCGCTGTCATCCGTTCCGCCCTCATC AACGTGATTAATGCTGGTGCCAAGAAAATGGTGGTGACGGGGATGATACCCATGGGATGCGAGCCAGAGCTGCTCGCCCTCTTACCTAGCGGTGCCAGCGGCTACTACGACCCGGCGTCCGGCTGCATCGCGCCGTTCAACCGACTCGCCCAGCTGCATAACCGCGCGCTGAACCGCATGCTCTCCAAGCTCCGGCGAGCCTACCCCCGCACGTCTATCTACTACGGCGACCTGTACACCCCCATCACCGCAATCGTCGCCTCGCCCGCAACATATG GTTTTGGGAGCAAGCCATTGGCAgcgtgctgcggcggcggcggtgggccgTACAATTTCAACTTCACCTTCTTCTGCGGTACGCCACTGTCAAGCACCTGCGACGACCCATCCAAATCCGTTTCGTGGGACGGCATCCATTACACAGAGGCTACTCACAGCTTCGTTGCCGGTACCATGCTAAGGGTGGGACTGTAA